CTGCTACCAGTCATCTTACTCGTTGGTCTGGTAGGCAATGCCGCGTTCCTCTTCGTAGTTTACCGCATCCCGAGCATGAGGACGGTGACCAACTATTACCTTGCTAACCTTGCCGTTGCGGACTCAGTGTTCCTATCCATTGTGGTTGTCACAAGGATCTATCAGCTGGGAGTTTACGGTGAAGTTCCCACTGCTCACCTGGGATTGGCTGGTTGTATTTCAAATACTATCTTCAACTACTCGTTCCATTTTGCGGGGATGATCCTTATAACATTGATGTCACTGGAGCGTTTTCTAGCCGTATGTCATCCTCTTCGACACCGTTTGATCAGTGGGCGTAGACGCACTATCAGGATGATTGTAGCCTGCTGGATTCTGGCAGTATTTCTAACATCATTCCAGATTCCAACTTCCATGATCTTCGACCGTCTTTGCATCCAATGGCCTGCCTCTGAAGAGTACGCTAACCTCCCTGATGTTATTGGAAAATGTTCGGCTCTAGACAAGCCATGGGTTATCCCTATGTTCCACTCGGCTCAGACTCTTCCATTCTTCGTGGCATTCTTTGGGAGTTTTTATTTCTACGTCTCAATCGTCATCAGATTGAATAAGAGAAACTCATCAAGCGACCGTCAGCAGGTAATACGTACCCGTAACCACGTGGCCTTCATGCTGATCGTTAATGGGACAGTCTTCTTTTTGACACTCTCTCCTTTTGAAGTCACCTCCATGATACTCTTCGTCGAAGGGTTCATGGATGACGTCATTCT
Above is a genomic segment from Asterias rubens chromosome 5, eAstRub1.3, whole genome shotgun sequence containing:
- the LOC117290037 gene encoding neuromedin-U receptor 2-like — translated: MGSDTSKTHCSVENSLNLTTHSEARDFILDPLVITLTQYLLPVILLVGLVGNAAFLFVVYRIPSMRTVTNYYLANLAVADSVFLSIVVVTRIYQLGVYGEVPTAHLGLAGCISNTIFNYSFHFAGMILITLMSLERFLAVCHPLRHRLISGRRRTIRMIVACWILAVFLTSFQIPTSMIFDRLCIQWPASEEYANLPDVIGKCSALDKPWVIPMFHSAQTLPFFVAFFGSFYFYVSIVIRLNKRNSSSDRQQVIRTRNHVAFMLIVNGTVFFLTLSPFEVTSMILFVEGFMDDVILIPYDIRGLLFEVNRILLFINSAINPIVYTVTNARYRRAFKRAFTPASWSNGRPRHSTIFSTFPEYCSKYHMHMGGLSHGPPSPPPSKSPMVARPATYSNTCFNDDFSIDILNNDIQGTMETLQESQLDNSELQQVK